From a single Nostoc sp. MS1 genomic region:
- the cysE gene encoding serine O-acetyltransferase, with amino-acid sequence MLLTDLRTIYERDPAARNWLEILFCYPGLQALLFHRLAHWLYKNNLPFIPRLLSHISRFLTGIEIHPGAVIGRGVFIDHGMGVVIGETAIVGDYALIYQGVTLGGTGKETGKRHPTVGSHVIVGAGAKVLGNITIGDRVRIGAGSVVLRDVPSDTTVVGIPGRVIRENNSTTDALAHGKVRDVEAEVIRALFERVKALEKQLEHLGNPSYDVLSSSEGEELIHSENGNNSDAVIEEFLDGAGI; translated from the coding sequence ATGCTACTAACTGATTTACGAACTATTTATGAACGTGACCCAGCAGCGCGTAACTGGTTGGAAATTTTGTTCTGCTATCCTGGGTTGCAAGCTTTATTGTTCCATCGTTTGGCGCACTGGCTATATAAGAATAATCTGCCATTTATACCCAGACTGCTTTCTCATATCAGTCGTTTTTTGACGGGAATTGAAATTCATCCAGGAGCAGTCATTGGTAGAGGGGTGTTTATCGACCACGGAATGGGGGTAGTTATTGGTGAAACGGCGATTGTGGGCGATTATGCTTTAATTTATCAAGGTGTGACCTTGGGTGGTACTGGTAAGGAAACTGGTAAGCGCCATCCCACTGTGGGTAGTCATGTGATTGTCGGGGCTGGTGCTAAGGTATTAGGAAATATTACGATTGGCGATCGCGTGCGTATTGGTGCAGGTTCAGTAGTGTTACGAGATGTCCCTAGTGATACTACTGTAGTAGGGATACCTGGACGGGTAATTCGTGAGAACAACTCAACTACAGATGCTCTAGCTCATGGTAAGGTACGCGATGTAGAAGCAGAAGTCATCCGCGCTTTGTTTGAGCGGGTGAAAGCTTTGGAAAAACAACTAGAACACTTAGGAAACCCGTCCTATGATGTCTTATCTTCTTCAGAGGGTGAAGAACTAATTCATAGCGAGAATGGTAATAACTCTGATGCTGTGATTGAAGAGTTTCTAGATGGTGCGGGAATATAG